In the Heteronotia binoei isolate CCM8104 ecotype False Entrance Well chromosome 13, APGP_CSIRO_Hbin_v1, whole genome shotgun sequence genome, one interval contains:
- the LOC132581868 gene encoding olfactory receptor 13H1-like, translating into MGPPNERVVTKFILIGLSEDPRARAMFFGVLLVAYLISFLGNGLIIILSIADPRLHTPMYFFICILSSIDFILSNNILPEVLVNCFLSRPAVSFYKCLTQMYFGLFLVSTECVLLAIMAYDRFAAICQPLHYTQIMSWKFCITLVAMSMSFSFIVTLISMLLQPTDFCGRNIINHFACELQSFLKLACSDTRASEFFMHISSLFLLIPPFGFIVVTYGRIGRAIMLIRSKEGRKKAFSTCSSHIAVVSVFYGTIMIMYVKPQKTSLDQDKMISLTYGVLTPMLNPVIYSLKNRDVKGAFRRVFGRKRSE; encoded by the coding sequence GGTTATCTGAAGACCCCAGAGCACGGGCCATGTTCTTTGGGGTCCTCTTGGTCGCTTATCTCATAAGCTTTCTTGGAAATGGACTCATCATCATTTTGAGTATAGCTGATCCCCGGCTCCATACGCCCatgtatttctttatttgcatCCTCTCCTCAATCGACTTCATCCTTTCCAACAATATACTTCCCGAGGTCCTGGTCAACTGCTTCCTTTCCAGGCCTGCAGTCTCCTTCTACAAATGTCTGACCCAGATGTACTTTGGTCTGTTTCTTGTCTCAACAGAATGTGTCCTGCTAGCCATCATGGCATATGACCGCTTTGCAGCTATATGCCAGCCCCTTCACTACACGCAGATCATGAGCTGGAAATTTTGCATCACTTTGGTAGCTATGTCCATGTCTTTCTCCTTTATAGTAACCCTTATCAGCATGCTACTGCAGCCAACTGACTTCTGTGGACGAAATATCATTAACCATTTTGCATGTGAACTACAGTCGTTCCTCAAACTGGCCTGTTCTGACACACGTGCTAGCGAGTTCTTCATGCACATTTCCAGCCTTTTCCTCTTAATCCCACCCTTTGGCTTCATTGTTGTAACATATGGTCGTATAGGCAGGGCTATAATGCTCATCCGATCCAAAGAAGGTCGGAAGAAAGCCTTCTCCACCTGCAGCTCTCACATTGCGGTGGTCAGTGTCTTTTATGGAACAATCATGATCATGTATGTGAAGCCCCAAAAAACTTCTTTGGATCAAGATAAGATGATATCTCTGACGTATGGAGTCTTAACGCCCATGCTGAACCCCGTGATCTACAGCTTGAAAAACAGGGATGTAAAAGGAGCTTTCAGGAGAGTGTTTGGAAGGAAAAGGTCAGAATAA